Proteins from a genomic interval of Phyllopteryx taeniolatus isolate TA_2022b chromosome 3, UOR_Ptae_1.2, whole genome shotgun sequence:
- the trpm6 gene encoding transient receptor potential cation channel subfamily M member 6 isoform X5: MSLKSWIEETFSRRECVKFILSSRDLHRCFPVNQVCQNLIRCCCGRLMVEHLQQEAPAPTVIFPVPEQDVAEDWSLELHTTASPTDAYGTIDFQDSATRACRAKFVRLAVDSKPEALLQLMLKEWQMERPKLLLTVHGGSENFTLPPKVKQAFSKGLITAARSTGAWILTDGINTGVSKYVGEAVKTFGGHNLRKRNTIGITPWGVIDNNADLIGRDVFKPYQPLGNPLRKRAYLNGFHSHFLLVDDGTLGKYGCQEGLRKKLQKHIQLLKIHPRLKQRVPMVCVVVEGGPAIVSTVLDYVSNDPPVPVFVFEGSGRAADLFAFLHKHTDIDRQLDADIKLDFLARIGDVFGVDRKEASRLCALLLECMDHRQSITIFDSESEEQMAPDAAILTTILKGTKASAAEQLSMTLAWDRADIAQKNVLVFGQHWQPQGQTDHFLHHLVEDVKQTSLALGYRLSLIDMGLVIEYLIGGAYCSTYTRKHFRTAYNGLQEKKGRCVSTPSLSKQKMGTIPNSQRNFFRTAQPYKRKDQNVPHGTSENAVLSGGLCEAPLVFSFNFNDVFVWAVLQQRQQMALFLWQHGEEALARATVACKLYRSMAFKARQSSMDDHMAERFKAYSLEFGQLAVNVLDCAFRQNEKMAMKLLTSEMAAWSHFTSLQIAVSSCHRPLVSHSCTQTLLTDLWTGPLNMSKNSYLKIILSLLLPPAILLLDFKSKAEMCHVPQSHEAILFGRDTLKSGAAHDETDHVANQDAEHGLPSQERYLGSRSGILFPITLHGVSWITRLYEFYTAPVVKFWFHTMSYLAFLMVFSYTILVKMDDQPGVQEWLVILYILTTAVEKTREVLMSEPRKLSQKLKIWFSEYWNLSDFIAIVLFLFGFVMRWHADPFRTAGRIAYCLDIIFWFVRVMDLLAVNQHAGPYLTMITKMTSNMFFIVVMMAIVLLSFGVSRKAILSPDEDPSWSLTRDVVFQPYWMIYGEVYASEIDACDDGRPCAPASFLTAFLQAVYMFFQYIIMVNILIAFFNNIYFDMASTSNKLWKYNRYRYIMTYQDRPWLPPPLILLSHMAFGVRAIYKQLHGNAEGDERSSGLKLYLDHDDRKKLHEFEEKCVQAYLYEKNKDLHSSQKNRIRVTADRAEEMCTMVGEVSEKVSIIQDSLTEVDSQLGQLQDLSALAVDTLTLLSASDNLHQEEARLAQSRPIQTSQHVLPHSWTLHHRGGADYDVANMRRLMCKPCKSTPSSLIQGCPLRQAPQESHRGGSGIEGQMEEGEEEGSQLPETRHPRELCVGVSQTAPLATVLHLHGVGRHLSAFSDQTPYESRGPSRCGSLPSLKFTDRGLESPHVKLWSCDLHCEEIDMEEEEEEGNGNDDKKEQNEPAHEQLSNLEVSRPTSNVDLSEPENISEDFENSAFRQLDTQFICQNRPFAKSPRSAYRSRDYPHGYCRSLSSSVENMTFSGASPIPRGGSFPYLNEALNKQGAKRSFRDDTSLQCSRSREWSKSSDFTQVLNSERSPNRKTVKIQESSSENGTMHTFWSDACWKRWRRSKGEPACLSASTSLRQLNFEPLDLQKQVFSHQDVLSPTHSACNSRARSVSRRSSSQNGINAEGSSSFQSSDMLCPHYSAMERNNLMRLAHTIPFTPVSILGGEEVSIYCLEEVRSEANRESSTVSSWSSRGLSAMLQPLPSEEGSLDGGLRQGCRVLCTWAERDALIPGMVYIVKAFRPEVLSAWQKYFHGSTALQLCLREIQQQRAAHRMMQVFNQIKPASIKHSPKFLDVSLVLWHSNGQWLTIERNMSGNFRKYNNNTGEETTPSCPLEELLLAFSHWTYEYSCRELLVLDVQGVGEELTDPTVVMAEMHSGAVSEMLFGPDNLGDSAINAFLLKHSCGACCHTLGLTDFYNKSKQIIHDGSMEFLKALFKAASGHVQEQQLGRAHAGGGRTRR, translated from the exons ATG TCACTTAAGTCGTGGATTGAGGAAACCTTCTCCAGGAGAGAATGTGTGAAGTTTATCCTCTCCTCCCGAGATCTTCACAG atgctttccagtaaatcAAGTATGTCAAAACCTGATCAG GTGCTGTTGTGGTCGTCTAATGGTGGAACACCTTCAGCAAGAGGCACCTGCCCCCACGGTCATCTTTCCAGTTCCTGAACAGGATGTGGCGGAGGACTGGTCCTTGGAGCTACACACTACAGCCAGTCCCACCGACGCCTACGGGACCATAGACTTTCAGGACAGTGCGACACGCGCGTGTCGGGCCAAG TTTGTGCGTTTGGCTGTGGACTCAAAGCCGGAGGCGCTGCTCCAGCTGATGCTGAAGGAGTGGCAGATGGAGAGACCCAAGCTCCTACTTACCGTCCATGGAGGATCTGAGAACTTCACCCTTCCTCCCAAAGTCAAACAAGCTTTCAGTAAAGGCCTGATCACTGCGGCCCGCAGTACAGGCGCATGGATACTTACTGACGGTATTAATACTG GTGTTTCCAAGTATGTGGGCGAGGCAGTGAAAACATTTGGGGGCCACAACCTGAGGAAGAGGAACACAATTGGGATCACACCTTGGGGAGTGATCGACAACAACGCAGACCTCATAGGAAGAGAT GTCTTCAAGCCTTACCAGCCACTGGGGAATCCTTTGCGCAAGAGGGCCTATCTTAACGGTTTCCACTCCCACTTTCTTCTGGTGGATGATGGAACGCTCGGAAAATACGGTTGCCAAGAAGGCCTCAGGAAGAAGTTGCAAAAACACATTCAACTGCTGAAGATCCACCCGC GACTGAAGCAAAGAGTGCCGAtggtgtgtgtggtggtggaaGGAGGCCCTGCCATTGTGTCCACAGTGCTGGACTACGTCAGCAATGACCCCCCCGTACCGGTGTTTGTGTTTGAGGGATCTGGAAGGGCTGCCGACCTGTTTGCCTTTTTACATAAGCACACTGATATTGACAG GCAATTAGATGCAGACATTAAACTGGACTTCCTCGCAAGGATTGGGGACGTGTTCGGAGTCGATCGAAAGGAAGCGTCTCGCCTTTGCGCTCTCCTCCTGGAGTGTATGGATCACAGACAATCT ATTACCATCTTTGATTCAGAGTCAGAAGAGCAGATGGCCCCGGATGCCGCCATTTTGACCACCATTCTCAAGG GCACAAAGGCCAGTGCTGCAGAGCAGCTGAGTATGACTCTCGCCTGGGACAGAGCTGACATTGCTCAGAAAAACGTTCTGGTCTTTGGACAACATTGGCAG CCTCAGGGGCAGACTGACCATTTTCTTCATCACCTTGTTGAGGATGTGAAACAG acatCTTTAGCTCTCGGTTACCGACTGTCTCTCATTGACATGGGCTTGGTCATTGAGTACCTCATTGGAGGAGCATACTGCAGCACCTATACACGCAAACATTTCAGAACTGCCTATAACGGACTGCAGGAAAAG AAAGGGAGATGTGTCAGTACACCTTCCTTGTCCAAACAAAAAATGGGAACGATACCAAATTCCCAAAGGAATTTCTTTCGAACTGCTCAGCCTTACAAACGCAAG GACCAGAATGTGCCACACGGTACCAGTGAAAACGCTGTATTGAGTGGCGGTCTTTGCGAAGCGCCACTCGTCTTTTCTTTCAACTTTAACGACGTCTTCGTGTGGGCCGTGCTTCAGCAACGCCAGCAGATGGCTCTGTTCCTGTGGCAGCATGGTGAAGAGGCTCTTGCCCGGGCCACAGTGGCCTGCAAGCTTTACCGCTCCATGGCCTTCAAGGCACGACAAAGCAGCATGGATGACCACATGGCAGAACGCTTCAAAGCATATTcgct tGAATTTGGtcagctggcagtgaatgtctTGGACTGCGCTTTTCGTCAGAATGAGAAGATGGCAATGAAGCTGCTCACTTCTGAGATGGCGGCGTGGAGCCACTTCACCAGCCTGCAAATAGCAGTTTCTTCGTGTCACAGACCCTTGGTTTCGCACTCTTGTACGCAGACCCTCCTCACCGATCTCTGGACTGGCCCACTCAACATGAGCAAAAACTCATATCTAAAG ATCATTTTGAGCCTTCTTCTGCCTCCTGCCATTCTGCTCCTGGACTTCAAAAGTAAAGCCGAAATGTGTCACGTTCCCCAGTCTCATGAGGCAATTCTCTTTGGACGCGACACTCTTAAGTCAGGAGCAGCTCATGACGAAACTGATCACGTG GCTAACCAGGATGCAGAGCATGGACTTCCATCCCAGGAGCGATATCTTGGTTCTCGGTCTGGAATCCTTTTCCCAATCACTTTGCATGGTGTGTCCTGGATCACAAGACTCTATGAGTTCTACACAGCTCCTGTTGTTAAGTTCTGGTTCCATACA ATGTCATACCTCGCATTCCTAATGGTCTTCTCCTACACCATCTTAGTCAAGATGGATGATCAACCCGGTGTCCAGGAGTGGTTggtcattttatatattttgactACAGcggtggagaaaaccagagag GTTCTAATGTCAGAACCGAGAAAGCTGAGCCAGAAGCTGAAGATTTGGTTCTCGGAGTACTGGAACTTGTCCGACTTCATTGCCATCGTTCTCTTCCTGTTTGGTTTTGTGATGCGTTGGCATGCTGACCCATTCCGGACAGCCGGACGGATCGCTTACTGTCTAGATATTATATTTTGGTTTGTCAGGGTGATGGATCTGCTGGCTGTCAACCAACACGCCGGTCCCTACCTTACAATGATCACCAAAATG ACCTCGAACATGTTCTTTATCGTGGTCATGATGGCAATTGTACTGCTCAGTTTTGGGGTATCCAGGAAGGCCATCCTGTCACCAGACGAGGACCCGTCATGGAGTTTAACACGTGACGTCGTGTTCCAGCCTTACTGGATGATCTATGGAGAGGTCTACGCATCAGAGATAGATG CGTGTGATGACGGTCGTCCATGTGCTCCTGCTTCTTTTCTCACGGCATTCCTTCAAGCTGTCTATATGTTCTTCCAGTACATCATCATGGTCAACATTCTCATTGCTTTTTTTAA CAACATCTACTTCGATATGGCATCAACATCCAATAAGTTGTGGAAGTACAACCGCTATCGCTACATAATGACCTATCAGGACAGACCGTGGCTGCCTCCACCCCTGATTCTTCTCAGTCACATGGCCTTTGGTGTGAGAGCCATTTACAAGCAACTTCATGGAAATGCTGAGGGAGATGAAAGAAGCTCTGGACTTA agcTCTACTTAGACCACGACGACCGCAAGAAGCTCCATGAATTTGAGGAGAAATGTGTACAGGCCTACCTCTATGAGAAGAATAAAGATCTCCACAGCAGTCAGAAGAACAGGATCCGCGTCACGGCTGACAG AGCAGAGGAGATGTGCACGATGGTGGGCGAAGTCTCCGAGAAGGTCAGCATCATTCAGGACAGCCTTACCGAGGTGGACTCGCAGCTGGGTCAACTTCAGGACCTCTCGGCGCTGGCTGTGGACACACTGACCCTGCTCTCGGCCTCTGACAACCTACATCAAGAGGAGGCTCGCCTGGCTCAGTCCCGACCGATCCAAACATCTCAACACGTCCTCCCTCACAGCTGGACTCTGCACCACAGAGGCGGCGCCGACTATGATGTGGCCAATATGAGACGACTGATGTGCAAGCCTTGTAAAAGTACTCCATCGTCGTTGATCCAAGGCTGCCCTCTTAGACAAGCGCCGCAGGAGTCCCACCGGGGTGGCAGCGGGATAGAAGGACAGATGGAGGAGGGCGAAGAAGAG ggATCACAGTTGCCTGAAACACGCCATCCTCGTGAGTTGTGTGTGGGCGTTTCTCAAACTGCACCGCTCGCTACAGTTTTGCACCTTCATGGAGTTGGAAGGCATCTGAGTGCTTTCAGTGATCAGACACCTTATGAGTCACGTGGACCATCCCGCTGTGGGTCTCTGCCTTCTCTCAAGTTTACTGACAGAGGACTAGAGTCACCACATGTTAAACTGTGGAGCTGTGACCTACACTGTGAGGAAATTGAcatggaagaggaggaagaagaaggcaatggaaatgatgacaaaaaagaaCAGAACGAGCCAGCGCATGAACAGCTCTCCAATTTGGAAGTATCGAGACCTACTAGCAATGTTGACCTTTCTGAGCCTGAAAACATCTCAGAGGATTTTGAAAATTCGGCCTTCCGCCAACTAGATACCCAATTTATTTGCCAAAACAGACCTTTTGCAAAATCTCCAAGGTCAGCCTATCGGTCCAGAGACTACCCTCATGGCTACTGCAGATCGCTGTCATCCAGTGTGGAGAATATGACTTTCTCTGGGGCATCCCCGATTCCACGGGGGGGATCGTTTCCCTACCTTAACGAAGCACTGAACAAGCAAGGCGCTAAAAGAAGTTTCAGAGACGACACATCGTTGCAATGTAGCAGGAGCAGAG AGTGGTCCAAGTCATCTGACTTCACGCAAGTCTTGAACAGCGAAAGAAGCCCAAATAGGAAGACTGTCAAAATACAAGAAAGCAGCTCAGAGAAT GGAACCATGCACACATTTTGGTCTGACGCTTGCTGGAAAAGATGGCGACGGTCGAAAGGAGAACCTGCATGTTTGTCAGCTTCGACAAGCCTCCGCCAACTTA attttgagCCCCTGGATTTGCAGAAGCAAGTTTTTTCTCATCAG GATGTTTTGAGCCCCACTCACTCAGCATGCAACAGCCGGGCGAGATCAGTGAGCCGCAGATCTTC GTCGCAGAATGGTATTAATGCTGAAG GTAGTTCCTCATTCCAGTCCTCAGATATGTTGTGTCCACATTATTCAG CCATGGAAAGAAACAATCTGATGAGACTGGCTCACACCATCCCTTTTACTCCTGTTTCCATTCTAG GCGGTGAAGAGGTGAGCATTTACTGTTTGGAGGAAGTTCGGTCAGAGGCCAACCGTGAGTCCAGCACAGTCTCTTCGTGGTCTTCGCGAGGCCTGTCCGCAATGCTTCAGCCGCTCCCGAGTGAAGAGGGATCGCTGGATGGGGGTCTGCGGCAGGGCTGCAGGGTGCTCTGCACCTGGGCCGAACGGGATGCGCTCATACCTGGGATGGTGTACATTGTCAAAGCCTTCAGACCGGAGGTGCTGTCTGCCTGGCAGAAGTACTTTCACGGCAGCACAGCGCTGCAGCTATGTTTGAGG GAGATCCAGCAGCAGAGGGCAGCACACAGGATGATGCAAGTTTTTAACCAGATCAAACCTGCCAGCATTAAACACTCCCCAAA ATTTCTGGACGTATCATTGGTCCTTTGGCATTCGAATGGCCAGTGGCTGACAATCGAAAGGAACATGTCTGGCAACTTCCgaaagtacaacaacaacacaggagAGGAGACCACACCTTCCTGTCCACTGGAAGAGCTACTCCTAGCGTTCTCCCACTGGACCTATGAGTACTCGTGCCGAGAACTGCTGGTGCTTGACGTACAAG GAGTAGGCGAGGAGCTGACGGATCCAACAGTCGTTATGGCAGAAATGCACAG TGGCGCCGTGAGCGAGATGCTGTTTGGTCCTGACAACCTAGGAGATTCTGCCATCAATGCTTTCCTGCTAAAACACTCCTGCGGCGCTTGCTGCCACACATTGGGCCTCACAG ATTTCtataacaaatcaaaacaaattattCATGATGGAAGCATGGAGTTCCTCAAAGCCCT CTTTAAGGCGGCATCTGGACACGTGCAAGAGCAGCAGTTGGGCAGAGCCCACGCCGGGGGCGGCAGAACGAGAAGATGA